One Paucidesulfovibrio longus DSM 6739 genomic window carries:
- a CDS encoding indole-3-glycerol phosphate synthase TrpC produces the protein MLNRFREAKQAEIAALRALSERGEMPRAWYGHRPPFAARLRSRGPAALIAEFKRASPSMGDLNLELGPREAAMLFAANGAAAMSVLTEETHFKGSLDYLGACAGEALPLLRKDFLFDTLQVAATAATPASAYLLVVRMFPEGEQLREMIETGRALGLEAVVEIFDERDLELARQAGAEIIQVNARDLDTLEVDHGNVRRLISQGRPSELWIAASGVSTPEQVREAAEGGYDAVLVGTAIMTSDDPGAVVRSLAEAR, from the coding sequence ATGCTGAACCGTTTTCGCGAGGCCAAGCAGGCGGAAATTGCCGCGCTGCGGGCGCTTTCGGAGCGCGGGGAAATGCCCCGCGCCTGGTACGGACACCGCCCGCCCTTTGCGGCGCGGCTGCGCAGCCGCGGTCCCGCGGCGCTCATCGCCGAGTTCAAGCGCGCCTCGCCCAGCATGGGCGACCTGAACCTGGAACTCGGACCGCGCGAGGCCGCGATGCTCTTCGCCGCCAACGGCGCGGCAGCCATGAGCGTGCTCACCGAGGAGACCCACTTCAAGGGCAGCCTGGACTATCTGGGCGCCTGCGCCGGGGAGGCCCTGCCGCTCCTGCGCAAGGACTTCCTCTTCGACACGCTTCAGGTGGCGGCCACCGCCGCCACCCCGGCCTCGGCCTACCTGCTCGTGGTGCGGATGTTCCCGGAGGGCGAGCAGCTGCGCGAGATGATCGAGACCGGGCGCGCCCTGGGGCTGGAAGCCGTGGTGGAGATATTCGACGAGCGCGACCTGGAGCTGGCCCGACAGGCCGGAGCCGAGATCATTCAGGTCAACGCCCGCGACCTGGACACCCTGGAGGTGGACCACGGCAACGTGCGCAGGCTCATCAGCCAGGGCAGGCCGAGCGAGCTTTGGATCGCGGCCAGCGGGGTTTCCACCCCGGAGCAGGTGCGCGAGGCCGCCGAGGGCGGCTACGACGCCGTGCTCGTGGGCACGGCCATCATGACCTCCGACGATCCGGGCGCGGTGGTCCGCTCCCTGGCGGAGGCAAGGTGA
- a CDS encoding prephenate dehydrogenase yields the protein MRERSIGTINTIGIIGARGRMGTLFAGRAVAAGRGVVGLDQPLEPEGLARLGECGLVLLCVPVPALGEVLEAVAAHMKPGTILSDVCSVKTLPMRRMRRAWSGPVVGTHPLFGPVIPDGFEPRVAVTPAQGDDPAPVLELLEDMGFVPFLSTAEEHDRAVAYVQGLNFIGTVAHLAAMRQVEGIENYLTPSFQRRLDSAHKMLVEDANLFETISESNPQLQETVRQFTGFLNIAAGGDLDLLAERARWWWRNES from the coding sequence ATGCGCGAGAGGTCCATCGGCACCATCAACACCATCGGCATCATCGGCGCGCGGGGACGCATGGGCACGCTCTTTGCCGGGCGCGCCGTGGCGGCCGGGCGCGGCGTGGTCGGGCTGGACCAGCCTCTGGAGCCCGAAGGGCTGGCCCGCCTCGGCGAGTGCGGCCTGGTGCTGCTCTGCGTGCCCGTGCCCGCCCTGGGCGAGGTGCTGGAAGCGGTCGCGGCGCACATGAAGCCGGGCACGATCCTTTCCGACGTCTGCTCGGTCAAGACCCTGCCCATGCGCCGCATGCGCCGCGCCTGGAGCGGACCCGTGGTGGGCACGCATCCGCTCTTCGGCCCGGTCATCCCGGACGGCTTCGAGCCGCGCGTGGCCGTGACCCCTGCGCAGGGCGACGATCCCGCTCCCGTGCTGGAGCTGCTCGAGGACATGGGCTTCGTGCCGTTCCTGTCCACCGCCGAGGAGCACGACCGCGCCGTGGCCTACGTGCAGGGCCTGAACTTCATCGGCACCGTGGCCCACCTCGCGGCCATGCGCCAGGTGGAGGGCATCGAGAATTATCTCACGCCCTCGTTCCAGCGTCGGCTTGATTCCGCGCACAAGATGCTCGTGGAGGACGCGAATCTTTTTGAGACCATTTCCGAATCCAACCCGCAACTCCAGGAAACCGTGCGTCAGTTCACGGGGTTCCTGAACATCGCCGCGGGCGGCGATCTCGACCTGCTGGCCGAGCGCGCCCGATGGTGGTGGCGTAACGAGTCCTGA
- a CDS encoding anthranilate synthase component I family protein: MLTLTLTQFGKWLPADVQTPISLYLGLVGDRPGILLESAEVDGRLGRYSLIAWDFRCLFTQRQGRLAVEVLDQRLKPLADLDGQPCAEGLRQVLKRIEVRQDIEGLPDITRGLIGYLGYGVGGMLEPKLEAALPPDQADLALALPGRMMLFDHLRHKCCFLSLDRDDTPAPAPVKWFQELTAPEALEPVAAPGREEYMAAVSRAKELIRDGECIQVVLSTRFSAPLSDAPFRIYRRLRQANPSPFMFYMNLPGVTLLGSSPEMMVRCDRGHLEVRPIAGTRPRGADEAEDQLLAEELLADPKERAEHVMLVDLGRNDLGRIATPGSVNVRKFMQVERFSHVMHLTSYVDAKLRDGLDALDVLAATFPAGTVSGAPKIRAMEIIAELEQVDGRDRPRGPYAGCIGWIGLGSGPVSLDTGIAIRSMWIRDNVCHWQAGAGIVYDSDPEKEWQECNNKARVLREVVRGREGGDVFADR, encoded by the coding sequence ATGTTGACCCTGACGTTGACGCAGTTCGGCAAATGGCTGCCGGCGGACGTTCAGACCCCCATCAGTCTGTATCTGGGACTGGTGGGCGATCGACCGGGAATCTTGCTGGAAAGCGCCGAGGTGGATGGCCGCCTGGGACGCTACAGCCTGATCGCCTGGGATTTCCGCTGCCTCTTCACCCAGAGGCAGGGCAGGCTGGCCGTGGAGGTGCTGGACCAGCGCCTCAAGCCCCTGGCCGATCTCGACGGGCAGCCCTGCGCCGAGGGACTGCGCCAGGTGCTCAAGCGGATCGAGGTGCGCCAGGACATCGAGGGCCTGCCCGACATCACCCGCGGGCTGATCGGCTACCTCGGCTACGGGGTGGGCGGAATGCTCGAACCCAAGCTGGAGGCCGCGCTGCCCCCGGACCAGGCCGATCTGGCCCTGGCCCTGCCGGGCAGGATGATGCTCTTCGACCACCTGCGCCACAAGTGCTGCTTCCTGAGCCTGGACCGGGACGACACGCCCGCGCCCGCGCCCGTGAAGTGGTTCCAGGAGCTGACCGCGCCCGAAGCGCTGGAACCCGTGGCCGCGCCGGGCCGCGAGGAATACATGGCCGCCGTTTCCAGGGCCAAGGAACTCATCCGCGACGGCGAGTGCATTCAGGTCGTGCTTTCCACGCGCTTTTCCGCGCCGCTTTCGGACGCGCCGTTCCGCATCTACCGCCGACTGCGGCAGGCCAACCCGTCGCCGTTCATGTTCTACATGAACCTGCCGGGCGTGACCCTGCTCGGCTCCTCGCCGGAGATGATGGTCCGCTGCGACAGGGGCCACCTGGAAGTGCGGCCCATCGCCGGAACCAGGCCGCGCGGCGCGGACGAGGCCGAGGACCAGCTCCTGGCCGAGGAACTGCTCGCCGATCCCAAGGAGCGGGCCGAGCATGTCATGCTCGTGGACCTGGGCCGCAACGACCTGGGCCGCATCGCCACCCCCGGCAGCGTGAACGTGCGCAAGTTCATGCAGGTGGAGCGCTTCTCCCACGTCATGCACCTGACGTCCTATGTGGACGCCAAGCTGCGCGACGGCCTGGACGCGCTGGACGTGCTCGCGGCCACCTTCCCGGCGGGCACGGTGTCGGGCGCGCCCAAGATCCGGGCCATGGAGATCATCGCCGAGCTGGAGCAGGTGGACGGCCGGGACCGGCCCCGCGGACCCTATGCGGGCTGCATCGGCTGGATCGGCCTTGGGTCCGGCCCCGTGAGCCTGGACACGGGCATCGCCATCCGTTCCATGTGGATCCGCGACAACGTCTGCCACTGGCAGGCCGGAGCGGGCATCGTCTACGACTCGGACCCGGAAAAGGAATGGCAGGAGTGCAACAACAAGGCCCGCGTGCTTCGTGAAGTGGTGCGCGGCAGGGAGGGCGGCGATGTTTTTGCTGATCGATAA
- the trpD gene encoding anthranilate phosphoribosyltransferase: protein MKITVAQVLERLLEGKALSDDQADLMFDRLLSGELGQAAAGAFLMGLRAKGEDSTDLAAGVRAGLAHARQIPGLSGPRIDTCGTGGDGQHSFNCSTAVSLFLADMGHKVVKHGNRAVSSSCGSADALEALGVSLNTEPEDVAGALESSNFVFLFAPAYHPAFKHIAPVRKDLGIRTLFNFMGPLLNPARPTHQLLGVSDPDKLNLMGETLLLTGVQRALLIHGAGGFDELTTFGPARGYFIDKGRMDKTVVDPDRLGFSRFSPEAVEVDGKDEAVAVLRDILQGKGPEAMMQMVALNLAACLHILGEGELEQCSATAREYVKGGLRNGVVSC, encoded by the coding sequence ATGAAGATCACGGTAGCGCAAGTGCTGGAACGCCTGCTTGAGGGCAAGGCGCTTTCGGACGACCAGGCGGATTTGATGTTCGATCGTCTGCTTTCGGGCGAACTGGGACAGGCGGCCGCGGGCGCGTTCCTCATGGGCCTGCGGGCCAAGGGCGAGGATTCCACGGATCTGGCCGCGGGCGTCCGCGCCGGGCTGGCCCACGCCCGGCAGATCCCCGGCCTTTCCGGCCCGCGCATCGACACCTGCGGCACGGGCGGCGACGGTCAGCACAGCTTCAACTGCTCCACGGCGGTGTCGCTCTTCCTGGCGGACATGGGCCACAAGGTGGTCAAGCACGGCAACCGCGCCGTGTCCTCGTCCTGCGGCAGCGCGGACGCGCTGGAAGCCCTGGGCGTGAGCCTGAACACCGAGCCGGAGGACGTGGCCGGGGCGCTGGAGAGCAGCAATTTCGTGTTCCTCTTCGCTCCCGCCTACCATCCCGCCTTCAAGCACATCGCCCCGGTACGCAAGGATCTGGGCATCCGCACGCTCTTCAACTTCATGGGTCCGCTGCTGAACCCGGCCCGGCCCACGCACCAGCTCCTGGGGGTGAGCGACCCGGACAAGCTCAACCTCATGGGCGAAACCCTGCTGCTCACGGGCGTGCAGCGCGCCCTGCTGATCCACGGGGCCGGAGGCTTCGACGAGCTGACCACCTTTGGCCCGGCGCGCGGCTACTTCATCGACAAGGGGCGCATGGACAAGACCGTGGTCGATCCGGATCGGCTCGGCTTTTCGCGCTTCTCGCCGGAGGCCGTGGAGGTGGACGGCAAGGACGAGGCCGTGGCCGTGCTGCGGGACATCCTCCAGGGCAAGGGACCGGAGGCCATGATGCAGATGGTGGCCCTGAACCTCGCGGCTTGCCTGCACATCCTCGGAGAAGGGGAGCTGGAGCAGTGCTCGGCCACGGCGCGCGAATACGTCAAGGGCGGCCTGCGGAACGGAGTCGTGTCATGCTGA
- a CDS encoding anthranilate synthase component II translates to MFLLIDNFDSFTFNLVQAFQQLGADPVVLRNDREELLDPDFAAKCGRVCLSPGPSHPDNAGYCLRFLDNLPKRTPLLGVCLGHQILGRFAGAVVNRNERIMHGKTSPVEHEGKGIFAGLPQPFEVCRYHSLVVRPEGADLLKITARTAEGEVMGLEYADRPWHGVQFHPESILTPDGPMLLDNFLKISKSQGGEK, encoded by the coding sequence ATGTTTTTGCTGATCGATAACTTCGATTCCTTCACCTTCAATCTGGTGCAGGCCTTCCAGCAGCTGGGGGCCGACCCCGTGGTGCTGCGCAATGACCGGGAGGAGCTTCTGGACCCGGACTTCGCGGCGAAATGCGGGCGCGTCTGTCTTTCGCCCGGCCCCAGCCACCCGGACAACGCCGGGTATTGCCTACGTTTTCTGGACAATCTGCCCAAGCGCACCCCGCTTCTCGGAGTCTGCCTGGGGCACCAGATCCTGGGCCGCTTCGCCGGAGCCGTGGTCAACCGCAACGAGCGGATCATGCACGGAAAGACCTCGCCCGTGGAGCACGAGGGCAAGGGCATCTTCGCCGGGCTGCCGCAGCCCTTCGAGGTCTGCCGCTACCACTCGCTGGTGGTGCGGCCCGAAGGAGCCGACCTGCTGAAGATCACGGCCCGCACCGCCGAGGGCGAGGTCATGGGGCTGGAATATGCGGACAGGCCCTGGCACGGAGTGCAGTTCCACCCGGAATCCATTCTCACGCCGGACGGGCCCATGCTGCTCGACAACTTTTTGAAGATTTCGAAATCACAGGGGGGAGAGAAATGA
- a CDS encoding phosphoribosylanthranilate isomerase: protein MNALLVKICGLTSVRDAEACRDAGADLLGFIFHPASRRNAAPEMVRAVHAGKARKVGVFVEQGPDEVAALAEAAGLDFVQLHGGQDEAFCAALGAEFDPGRIVKVFWPERYAAVAELQPDLDRFAAHCSYYLFDAGTSGGGHGKSFDAGLLAGIAPARPWLLAGGLGPDNVAQALLAGPHGVDMSSGVESAPGTKDMEKVRRVIRLVRNGAPGRPADAE, encoded by the coding sequence GTGAACGCCCTCCTGGTCAAGATCTGCGGCCTGACCAGCGTCCGCGACGCCGAGGCCTGCCGCGACGCGGGCGCGGACCTGCTCGGATTCATCTTCCACCCGGCCAGCCGCCGCAACGCGGCACCGGAGATGGTCCGGGCCGTGCACGCGGGCAAGGCCCGCAAGGTGGGCGTGTTCGTGGAGCAGGGGCCGGACGAGGTCGCGGCCCTGGCCGAGGCGGCGGGATTGGATTTCGTGCAGTTGCACGGCGGGCAGGACGAGGCGTTTTGCGCGGCGCTCGGCGCGGAGTTCGACCCCGGGCGCATCGTCAAGGTCTTCTGGCCGGAACGCTACGCCGCCGTCGCGGAGCTTCAGCCCGACCTGGACCGTTTCGCCGCGCATTGCAGCTATTACCTCTTCGACGCGGGCACGAGCGGCGGCGGGCACGGCAAGAGCTTCGACGCCGGGCTGCTCGCGGGCATCGCACCCGCGCGGCCCTGGCTGCTCGCGGGCGGTCTCGGACCGGACAACGTGGCCCAGGCGCTTCTGGCCGGGCCGCATGGCGTGGACATGAGTTCCGGCGTGGAATCCGCGCCCGGAACCAAGGATATGGAAAAAGTCCGCCGGGTCATCCGGCTGGTACGCAACGGCGCGCCGGGCCGACCGGCGGATGCGGAATAA